The proteins below are encoded in one region of Limnohabitans sp. 63ED37-2:
- a CDS encoding amidase — translation MSTTPQDLTQSPAHELLALYRSGQASPVEVTRAVLSRIERVNPQINAFCLVDEKAAMASAQASEARWQAHRQQGTPVGALDGVPTSIKDLILTQGWPTLRGSRTIDPNQPWDVDAPATARLREAGAVLLGKTTTPEFGCKGETNSPATGITRNPWNLNHTPGGSSGGTAAAVAAGLGPIGVGTDGAGSVRIPAAFCGNVGLKPSFGRVPAYPLSPFGTVAHLGPHTMSVRDAALMTNVLKQPDARDWTSLPPDASDYTIGLEDGIRGLKIAYSPTLGYAQNVDPEIAAAVHAAVQQLQALGAHVEQVDPGFEDPLEITTGLWFLGAYTVWKGLSAEQQAVADPDFKAEAEFGAQLSALQIQQLNQRRGVLGSHMRQFMQRYDLLVTPAVAIPAFEARAAGTVAMNPVSMLGWTPFSYPFNLTQQPAITVPCGQTRSGLPMGLQIVGPMFGDALVLRAARAYESAMPVARPNL, via the coding sequence ATGAGCACAACACCCCAAGACCTGACGCAGTCCCCAGCCCACGAACTGCTCGCCCTGTACCGCAGCGGCCAGGCCTCACCGGTCGAAGTCACCCGGGCGGTGCTCTCGCGCATCGAACGTGTCAACCCACAAATCAACGCCTTTTGTCTGGTGGACGAAAAAGCCGCCATGGCCAGCGCCCAGGCCAGCGAAGCCCGTTGGCAAGCGCACCGCCAGCAAGGCACGCCCGTGGGCGCATTGGACGGTGTGCCCACCTCCATCAAAGACCTGATCCTGACGCAAGGCTGGCCCACCCTGCGCGGCAGCCGCACCATCGACCCGAACCAGCCCTGGGATGTGGATGCTCCGGCCACCGCCCGCCTGCGCGAAGCGGGCGCGGTCTTGCTGGGCAAAACCACCACGCCCGAGTTTGGTTGCAAGGGCGAGACCAATTCACCCGCCACCGGCATCACGCGTAACCCCTGGAACCTGAACCACACCCCGGGCGGCTCCTCGGGCGGTACAGCCGCTGCCGTGGCGGCGGGCCTCGGGCCCATTGGCGTGGGCACCGACGGCGCGGGCAGCGTGCGCATTCCGGCGGCCTTTTGTGGCAACGTGGGCCTCAAACCCAGCTTTGGCCGCGTGCCCGCCTACCCTTTGTCGCCCTTTGGCACGGTGGCCCACCTGGGCCCGCACACCATGAGCGTGCGCGACGCCGCCTTGATGACCAACGTGCTCAAGCAACCCGATGCCCGCGACTGGACATCGCTGCCCCCCGACGCGAGCGACTACACCATAGGTCTGGAAGACGGCATCCGCGGCCTCAAGATCGCCTACTCGCCCACCTTGGGTTATGCGCAGAACGTGGACCCCGAAATCGCCGCTGCAGTGCATGCCGCTGTGCAGCAGCTTCAGGCCTTGGGTGCCCATGTGGAGCAGGTTGACCCGGGTTTCGAAGACCCCTTGGAGATCACCACGGGGCTTTGGTTTTTGGGCGCCTACACCGTCTGGAAAGGCCTAAGCGCCGAGCAGCAGGCCGTGGCCGACCCCGACTTCAAAGCCGAGGCCGAGTTCGGTGCGCAACTGAGTGCCTTGCAAATCCAACAACTCAACCAACGCCGTGGCGTCTTGGGCTCGCACATGCGCCAGTTCATGCAGCGCTACGACCTGCTGGTCACCCCAGCGGTTGCCATTCCGGCTTTTGAGGCGCGTGCGGCCGGCACCGTGGCCATGAACCCAGTGTCCATGCTCGGCTGGACGCCGTTCAGCTACCCCTTCAACCTCACCCAGCAACCTGCTATTACCGTGCCCTGTGGCCAGACCCGCAGCGGCTTGCCCATGGGCCTTCAGATCGTGGGCCCCATGTTTGGCGACGCCTTGGTGCTGCGTGCCGCCCGGGCTTACGAGTCGGCCATGCCTGTGGCTCGCCCGAACTTATGA